The proteins below come from a single Benincasa hispida cultivar B227 chromosome 4, ASM972705v1, whole genome shotgun sequence genomic window:
- the LOC120075572 gene encoding methyl-CpG-binding domain-containing protein 8 isoform X1, which produces MASTTMVASPSNDSFRMNPLPIIDLRLLSQSELYCLSRFSSSSSSSSSTSQSNNEDDVLIPKIDRSVFNESAGSRKQTYSRLRLAPRKPQFSSSSSSSTIRPQSPDRLDTESAQIVTLFKQLFVGDPHCAVNDSYGDGDEDLVLVNHIYDESVPDSSYAIFQSIPVDIIDSSYAPIKRRRGRPRKDSNRFAQSNGNAAPEFKSGCDKPAAAAAEEEEEEIVMDHSSLGA; this is translated from the exons ATGGCTTCCACAACTATGGTTGCTTCCCCTTCCAACGATAGTTTCCGCATGAATCCTCTTCCGATCATAGATCTCCGTCTCCTCTCTCAATCCGAGCTCTATTGTCTTTCCCGTTTCTCCTCAtcctcatcatcttcttcttcaacctcccAATCCAACAACGAAGACGACGTTCTAATCCCCAAAATTGATCGATCTGTCTTCAATGAGTCCGCTGGTAGCCGTAAACAAACCTATTCTCGTCTCCGTTTAGCCCCTCGCAAACCCCaattttcttcctcttcatcCTCCTCCACAATTCGCCCTCAATCCCCTGACCGCCTTGATACAGAGAGCGCTCAAATTGTTACTCTATTTAAGCAACTCTTTGTTGGAGATCCTCATTGTGCCGTCAACGATAGCTACGGCGACGGAGATGAGGACCTGGTACTTGTTAACCATATTTACGACGAATCGGTACCTGATTCTTCCTACGCTATTTTCCAAAGTATTCCTGTTGATATTATTGATAGCAGTTACGCCCCGATTAAGCGGCGGAGAGGTCGACCGCGGAAGGATAGCAATCGGTTTGCTCAGAGTAATGGAAATGCGGCTCCGGAATTCAAAAGCGGATGCGATAAaccggcggcggcggcggcggaggaggaggaggaggagatcGTAATG GATCATAGTTCTTTAGGAGCTTAG
- the LOC120075352 gene encoding 5'-adenylylsulfate reductase-like 4, translating into MRTPGFWVMGILLFPLMFGSAHSVRVSDSAPFCPAESFLDTIFRFRDWNSNCPFHGRDGHYEFIGVSEGDEASLQMALNMVHKNRYEYVAVLFYASWCPFSKSFRPSFSILSSLYPSIPHFAIQESAVRPSILSKYGVHGFPTLFLLNSTMRARYYGSRTLPSLVAFYNDVTGIQTASLDQISPDRIGQVWNHEKHDDNSEQENCPFSWARSPENLLREETYLALATAFVLMRLMYIFFPTLLVYARYVWRRHLRNMRLGTLWERPLTCLKGAIQLFSHFKDPCKRSNLQGGAMNARAWAKSFATVSIGDASSSSRVCQ; encoded by the exons ATGAGGACCCCCGGGTTCTGGGTCATGGGGATTCTTCTCTTTCCCCTGATGTTTGGTTCCGCCCACTCGGTTAGGGTTTCCGATTCAGCTCCCTTCTGCCCTGCTGAATCTTTTCTGGATACGATCTTTCGCTTTAGGGATTGGAACTCGAACTGCCCTTTTCATGGTCGGGATGGGCACTATGAATTTATTGGTGTTTCTGAG GGAGATGAAGCCTCATTACAAATGGCTCTGAATATGGTACATAAAAACCGTTATGAATACGTCGCAGTGCTCTTCTATGCATCTTGGTGCCCGTTCTCCAAGTCCTTTAGGCCGAGTTTTTCAATACTATCCTCATTATATCCTTCTATCCCGCATTTTGCAATCCAAGAATCAGCTGTCAGGCCAAG CATACTTTCTAAATATGGGGTTCATGGTTTTCCTAcacttttccttttaaattctaCAATGCGTGCTCGCTACTATGGTTCTCGAACTCTCCCTTCTCTTGTTGCATTCTATAATGACGTTACTG GCATTCAGACCGCATCACTGGATCAAATATCTCCAGATAGAATCGGACAAGTATGGAATCACGAGAAGCATGATGATAACAGTGAGCAGGAAAATTGTCCATTCTCATGGGCAAGGTCTCCAGAAAATTTACTTCGGGAAGAGACATATTTGGCTCTGGCCACTGCATTTGTGCTAATGAGATTGATGTATATTTTCTTTCCAACTCTTTTAGTCTATGCCCGATATGTTTGGCGAAGGCACCTTAGGAACATGAGATTGGGAACCTTGTGGGAACGACCTTTGACATGCCTGAAAGGAGCAATTCAGTTATTCAGCCATTTCAAGGATCCGTGCAAGAGAAGCAATTTACAAGGAGGGGCTATGAATGCCAGGGCTTGGGCCAAGTCTTTTGCCACAGTTTCAATCGGTGATGCAAGCTCTAGTAGTCGGGTGTGCCAGTGA
- the LOC120075572 gene encoding methyl-CpG-binding domain-containing protein 8 isoform X2, translated as MASTTMVASPSNDSFRMNPLPIIDLRLLSQSELYCLSRFSSSSSSSSSTSQSNNEDDVLIPKIDRSVFNESAGSRKQTYSRLRLAPRKPQFSSSSSSSTIRPQSPDRLDTESAQIVTLFKQLFVGDPHCAVNDSYGDGDEDLVLVNHIYDESVPDSSYAIFQSIPVDIIDSSYAPIKRRRGRPRKDSNRFAQSNGNAAPEFKSGCDKPAAAAAEEEEEEIVMVML; from the coding sequence ATGGCTTCCACAACTATGGTTGCTTCCCCTTCCAACGATAGTTTCCGCATGAATCCTCTTCCGATCATAGATCTCCGTCTCCTCTCTCAATCCGAGCTCTATTGTCTTTCCCGTTTCTCCTCAtcctcatcatcttcttcttcaacctcccAATCCAACAACGAAGACGACGTTCTAATCCCCAAAATTGATCGATCTGTCTTCAATGAGTCCGCTGGTAGCCGTAAACAAACCTATTCTCGTCTCCGTTTAGCCCCTCGCAAACCCCaattttcttcctcttcatcCTCCTCCACAATTCGCCCTCAATCCCCTGACCGCCTTGATACAGAGAGCGCTCAAATTGTTACTCTATTTAAGCAACTCTTTGTTGGAGATCCTCATTGTGCCGTCAACGATAGCTACGGCGACGGAGATGAGGACCTGGTACTTGTTAACCATATTTACGACGAATCGGTACCTGATTCTTCCTACGCTATTTTCCAAAGTATTCCTGTTGATATTATTGATAGCAGTTACGCCCCGATTAAGCGGCGGAGAGGTCGACCGCGGAAGGATAGCAATCGGTTTGCTCAGAGTAATGGAAATGCGGCTCCGGAATTCAAAAGCGGATGCGATAAaccggcggcggcggcggcggaggaggaggaggaggagatcGTAATGGTAATGCTGTGA